Part of the bacterium genome is shown below.
GCCGCAACCGACTCGGCGGGCGACGCGTCCGTCTCCTCCCCCGATGCGAACGCCGCTGCGGCCTCCGCCACGGTCACGAACGACCGGTGGGGCAAGGGGCCGAACCGTTTGTCCAGCAACCAGTTGATGACCACGTTCGGCTGGACGAACACCATTTCACCGTCGTGATCCAGGAGCCGGCGCTGAGAGGTGGCGAGTTCCCCGGCCAGATCCTCGCTGATGGAGCCCAGCTCGCTCATATCGAGGATCAGCCCGGTCACCCCCTCGGCCATGAGCCGGGAAGCGAGCGCTGCGAACTCGCGCTGATCGCCGCTGGCCACGGTCCCGCTCAAGCGCAGACCGGCCACCGGCCCGCCGGTGAGATCGAGATGTCCGAAGGCGATCGCCATGGGTCAGACCAGCTCCATGGATAGCCAGTTGTCCAGCACCCTGCGCAGGAAGCGCCACTCGCTGCCGACCTTCTTGGCCGGGATCTTCCCTTCCTTGGCCAGGCGGCAGACCGTCTTGACGTGCATCTTCAGATACTCGGCGGCCTCGACCGAGGTCATGACCTGGTTCGCGTTCTTCTCGCCGCCGATGTAGATGGCGCCGTAATCCCTGGTGTCGTTCATGATTGTCGCGCTCCTTGGATGCGGGTTGAACCGATTCGACCCCCCGAAAAGCAACTACCATGCCCCCGGCAAGAACACCTCGAAAACGCGTTGTCCGGCGGAAATCGGGGGTTCATGGCCGCTTACGGGCATCAAGGGAAACGACGTGCCAGATGAGGGCAGTCTGGGAATGCCTGCTCCATTGCAAACCGCAACCGGGGCCGTGGATTATGAATGCTGACGGGGCTTGGTCCTGATGAACTGGAGCACCTCGCCGTGCAGGGACGACGGGCCGTGGGCCTCCAGGATCATGTGTCCGCCCGTCTGGTAGAGGCGGAATCTGGAAGACTTGTTGTGGACCTTCTTCTGGAGGTGCCGCAGGGAAGCGGCGTCTATGCGCTCGTCGTCCTCGCAGTGCGCGGCGTACACGGGCAGCTTGAGCTTGCCGATCTGACCTTTCGCCTTCTCCATGGCCTCGAAGACCTCCAGGTTCCAGCCGATCCGGCGGCGCAGCACGGGCAGGCGATGCAGGCCCAGGGCGATCATCAGGCGGGTCCAGAACGTGACCTTGGGAACCAGGGCCGGCGCCAGCAGGGAGAGGGTAGACGGGTGCTCGTTCTGTGTCAGCAGGATGGCCAGGGCGGCGCCGAAGCTGAAGCCCACCACGTGCACGCGGCGGCAGGCGCGCGACAGGATCCGATAACGCAGCGACACCTCGTTGAGACAGCTCTTCCACATGACCGTCGGCAGACCTTCGGTGCCCGTGCCGTGGCCGGGCAGGAGCATGCTGTAGACCTGGAAGCCGCTGTCGAACAGATGTTCGGCCAGACCCGCCAGATCGGCCGGACTACCCGTGGAGCCGTGAATCAGCAGCACACCCTCTTCGGCATCGTCCCGCACGCGCAGACGGGAACGTTGATCGGCGACGATGCCGGTGACAGCCTCGATCTCGGCCTGCAGACGGGCGTGCGCACGCAGCAGCGACGAGCGGGACCTGGCGTCACCGGCCCCGACCGGCTCCTGCTCCATCTCCCAGGCCGTCAAGGCGAGCTGAGAGAGCTGGCGGGGATCGCGCTTCTGGGTTTCTTCGGATGCCGCCAAGGTCATTCTCCGTCCATGGTTGCGCCGCCCGTACCGGACTCGGCCGCGTCGATCGCGGCAGGCGTGTCGGCGATGATGTCGGGCCAGTCCTGCTGGTCCATCCGACCCAGCACCGCGTGATCCGGATACTTGCCAGAGAGCACGAAAGCCGTGGTCATGCCGAGCTTCTTGGCGGTGACCAGGTCGTTCACCGGATCATCCGAGATAAATAGGGCTTCCTCGGCCCTGCCGCCAATCTTTTCCAGCGCCTGGCGGTAAATCCGCTCCTGCGGCTTGCCCACGACGACGGGATCGCGACGCGCTACCCCGGACAGGCCCGCGCAGGCGAAGCCGGGGCCGAATCGACGCTCACCCCGGCCGTCCAGATAGAACATGTTCCGGTGGAGCGCGACCAGCTCGGCGTCGTGATCCAGCAGTGCGGCCAGGGCTCCCTGCAGGTCCGACGGCCCGAGATCGGGGTTGGCGCCCAGCACCACCGCATCGCAGCGGCCGCCGGTGACGAGCGTGAACCCGGCTTCGCGCCACCAGTCTGCCATACCCGGCGAGCCCAGCCAGAGTATGCGTGTCTTCCCCCACCCCTCGAGCAGCCGGGCCCCGACTGCCAGGGCCGTCACCAGGTCTTCCGGCGCGACCGCGAATCCCACGCCACGCAGGGCGGACGCCAGGTCTTCCGGCGCATGGGTGGTATTGTTGCTGACCAGGATCCGGCCGCACCCCTTGTCACCAAGCCCGTTGAACCACGCCACCGATCCCGGCACGGGCTCGTAGCGCTTGTCGCGCACCAGCACGCCTTCGATGTCGATGAGGTAGCAGCGTGATTGCGGAGTACGACTCATGATCCGGACACCTCCTCGAACACCTCGTCGAATTGCGGGGCCAGGCGTTGCCAGCAGTAAGCGTCGCAGTCGAGCGGGAGCGAGCAGACATGACCGCAGGCGTCGCCCGCCAGCAACTCGTCCAGCAAGGACACCAATTCGTCCTCCCCCGCGTAGAAATGGCGTCCCCGACACCGGTCGCCGTAGAGAGAGGGATAGACCTGTTCGCGGGGCAGGACCGGATAGGCCCCGGCATGCACGGCCTCCGCGACGGAGATGCCGAAATACTCCTGGGCGGCGCAGCTCACCACGATGTCCGCCGACTCCAGCAACCGCTCGTACGCCCCGTGCGCCGGCACGAAACCGCAGGCGTCGATGCGATCCGCGAGTCGAGCGCGCAGTCCGGCGAAGACCTCGTCCCTCTGCCGGGTCTCGCCCAGCAGCAGGAGGCGGAACCGACGACCGGCGTCGGCGAGCCTCGACATGACGCCGGCGAACATCTCCGGCCTCTTGTCGAACTCCCAGCGATGGTTCCACAGGATGACATGGGTGCGCCCGTCGCGCGGCCAGCCGGGCCCCGTCCCGACGGTGCAGGCGCCGCCCAGGTAGGGGGCGAAGCTTCCGGCGGGGTGCGGGGTGCGCTCCAGGCCGACCGGCATCACGCCGCTTTTCGCCTCCAGGCGCGGCCTCACGCCCCGGGGCACCGCCTCGGGCATCCGGGCCAGGTAGCCGGGCAGGGAACCCAGGAACAGGTCCCTGTGGAACGCCGAGTTGAAAAGCACACGATCGGCCGCCAGGCAACTCAGGATGTTGGTGAAGCCGAAGTGGAAATCGAATTCCTCTTCCGGCGACAGCGGGTAGGTCAGCTGGTTCTCGTGCATGTAGAGCAGCAGGGGCGTCCGGTCCATCGGCGGTCTCAACAGACCCCGCAGGTCGGCCGCGTTCAGGAAGTCGGTCGCGATGATCAGGTCGGCCGTCGCGCCGTCCGCGGCGATGCGGTCGGCGAACCAGACCGCCGCTCCGCGCATGCGCCACTTCCAGAAACGCGCCGGCAGGGTCAGGGCCATGATGGAATGGCGGGAGTGACGGGCGAGACCTTCGCGGAACGAACGGTGGGATCCGCCGTCGTAGGGCTCCAGAAAGAGGATTCGCAAGGGCGGACCTTTCGACCTCATCGGGGAACGGAATCGTCCACATTGAAGATGGCCATCATTTTTCGTATAATATGTCGGATCCCCTTTCCCCGCCAATAACTTGTGATGAGGTCACACGATGACCCAGCAGCGAGGTTAAGTACATGAAAAGAACGGCGATGCTGACCGTGTTCTCCATACTGGCCCTGGCCTCGTGTGTCGCGACGACCACCATGGCGGACAGTCTGGTCGGATACCTGCCCGGGCGCGTGCTCCTCGACCTGGAACCGGGATTCACGCCCACGGTCACCAAGACCGCCGCGGGTCTGATCGTGGACGACTCCGGATTCCAGCGGCTGAACGACCGTTTCGCCGCCGAAACGCTCGAACCCCTTCACGCCACCGTGATATCCGCCGACAAGGCGGCCGCTGACGTCCTGCGACGCCAATGGGTCGTGGAGATGGACCGGGATGCCGACCTGGACGAGGCCGTCGCCGCCTACACCGCCCTGCCCGGCGTGCGCCAGGCGTACAAGGACGAGATCCGTACCCTGCACATCGCCGTGCCCGACGACCCGCTCCTCGTACAGCAGTGGTACCTGCGGAACCTCGGCTACGGCAACAAGGACATCCGCTGGATGGGCGGCTGGGCCGAAGCCCAGGGCGACAGCAACATCGTCATCGCCATCATCGACTCCGGGGTCGACTGGCAGCATCCCGACCTGGGCGGCACCAACGCCGACCACACCGACGGCTGCATCTGGATAAACTGGACGGAGTATTTCGGCACGCCCGGCGTCGATGACGACTCCAACGGCAGGCTCGACGACATTCGCGGCTGGGATTTCGTCACAAATTCGACCAGCCCCTGGCCGGGCGAGGACGCCACCGTCGCCGACAACGACCCCATGGACTTCGCCGGTCACGGCACGGGCTGCGCCGGTTGCGCGGCGGCCGTCACCGACAACGGCGTGGGCATCTCCGGCACGTCGGGCGGATCCAAGATCATGGCCCTGCGCGCGGGATGGCTGCGCAGCGACGGCATCGGCGTGGTCAGCATGGCCTTCGTGGCGCAAGCCATAACCTACGCCACCAGCATGGGCGCCGACATCATCAACTGCAGCTGGGGCAGCTCGAGCTACCTGTACAGTTCCCTGAACAACGCCGTCGCCAACGGCGTGGTCATCGTCAACGCGGCCGGCAACGACAGCGACGACATCCCCGAGTACCTCGACACCTATTCCGGCTCGATCTCCGTGGCGGCCCTGAACCAGTACGACCAGAAGGCCAGTTTCTCCAATTACGGCATCTGGGTCGAGATCTCGGCTCCCGGCGACAACATCCACACGACCTGGTACAACCACGGCACCGCCTCGAGCACGTACGCCACCGTGGACGGCACCTCCTTCTCCTCGCCCATCACCTGCGGCGTCATCGCCCTGTTGTGGTCCGCCGATCCGGGCTTGACCCGCACGGAGGTCATCAACCTGATGTACGACACCTGCGACAACCTCGACGCCGCCAATCCCAGCCTCGTGGGCTGGCTGGGTGCCGGACGCGCGAACCTGCTGACCGCGCTGGGCGACAACTTCCAGAAGGTGCCGGACGAGTTTGCGGACTACTTCGACGCCGTCAACGAGGCCGCCCCGGGCGACACCATCGCCGTGCGCGGATCCCACGGCTTGAGCGGCCCCGTCACGATCTGGGACAAGAGCCTCTATCACCTGGGAGGCTGGGACGAGACCTACGACACGCGCGATCCGGCGGGCAACCCGACCGTGATCACCGGCACGTCCTCCACCACCGCCATGCTGGTGCCGGACAGCATCGGTCCCGACGTCGTCGTCGACGGTTTCCGCTGCACGGGCGGCACCGGACAGTATTTCAACGGCATACCCTACACGGGCAGTTTCGGGGGCGGCATCGTGATCAACGGCGACGCCATCCTGCGCAACATCGACGTGACCGGCAACGGCACCGGCAACATCATCGAGGGGGGCGGGGGCGGCGGCGTGATCTTCAACGACTCCGCGGCCACCATGGAGAACTCCACCATCCACGACAACACGTCCCTCTACGGCTGTGGCGTCTACGTCTACGGCGGCTCGCCGACCCTGGTGGACTGTGACATCTACGACAACGCGCCGAGCGACAACTTCCTGTTCTATCCGCTGGG
Proteins encoded:
- a CDS encoding DUF3524 domain-containing protein codes for the protein MRILFLEPYDGGSHRSFREGLARHSRHSIMALTLPARFWKWRMRGAAVWFADRIAADGATADLIIATDFLNAADLRGLLRPPMDRTPLLLYMHENQLTYPLSPEEEFDFHFGFTNILSCLAADRVLFNSAFHRDLFLGSLPGYLARMPEAVPRGVRPRLEAKSGVMPVGLERTPHPAGSFAPYLGGACTVGTGPGWPRDGRTHVILWNHRWEFDKRPEMFAGVMSRLADAGRRFRLLLLGETRQRDEVFAGLRARLADRIDACGFVPAHGAYERLLESADIVVSCAAQEYFGISVAEAVHAGAYPVLPREQVYPSLYGDRCRGRHFYAGEDELVSLLDELLAGDACGHVCSLPLDCDAYCWQRLAPQFDEVFEEVSGS
- a CDS encoding S8 family serine peptidase produces the protein MKRTAMLTVFSILALASCVATTTMADSLVGYLPGRVLLDLEPGFTPTVTKTAAGLIVDDSGFQRLNDRFAAETLEPLHATVISADKAAADVLRRQWVVEMDRDADLDEAVAAYTALPGVRQAYKDEIRTLHIAVPDDPLLVQQWYLRNLGYGNKDIRWMGGWAEAQGDSNIVIAIIDSGVDWQHPDLGGTNADHTDGCIWINWTEYFGTPGVDDDSNGRLDDIRGWDFVTNSTSPWPGEDATVADNDPMDFAGHGTGCAGCAAAVTDNGVGISGTSGGSKIMALRAGWLRSDGIGVVSMAFVAQAITYATSMGADIINCSWGSSSYLYSSLNNAVANGVVIVNAAGNDSDDIPEYLDTYSGSISVAALNQYDQKASFSNYGIWVEISAPGDNIHTTWYNHGTASSTYATVDGTSFSSPITCGVIALLWSADPGLTRTEVINLMYDTCDNLDAANPSLVGWLGAGRANLLTALGDNFQKVPDEFADYFDAVNEAAPGDTIAVRGSHGLSGPVTIWDKSLYHLGGWDETYDTRDPAGNPTVITGTSSTTAMLVPDSIGPDVVVDGFRCTGGTGQYFNGIPYTGSFGGGIVINGDAILRNIDVTGNGTGNIIEGGGGGGVIFNDSAATMENSTIHDNTSLYGCGVYVYGGSPTLVDCDIYDNAPSDNFLFYPLGGGLYVTDTDLTMTGCRVYGHTGLRSGGGLYVADNAGATALDMSLSVVSGNSATDTGGGLYLSSTGVNTLTGNTFVDNDAASAGGGIYILSSTATLANNIVAFNTGTGVEASASALNLTCNDVYGNTAAEYAGVTDPTGSDGNVSVDPAFCDAVAGDYTIEDTSPCMPAQSGGCGQIGALGQGCTGGTGIDDGPGQGPAPSRFAVEPNFPNPFNPSTMLRFSLPEASVTTLRVYDVAGRLVRTLIDGEMPAAVHAVEWRGESDDGRRVAAGVYFYRIRAGDHSHIGQMALIK
- a CDS encoding alpha/beta fold hydrolase, whose protein sequence is MAASEETQKRDPRQLSQLALTAWEMEQEPVGAGDARSRSSLLRAHARLQAEIEAVTGIVADQRSRLRVRDDAEEGVLLIHGSTGSPADLAGLAEHLFDSGFQVYSMLLPGHGTGTEGLPTVMWKSCLNEVSLRYRILSRACRRVHVVGFSFGAALAILLTQNEHPSTLSLLAPALVPKVTFWTRLMIALGLHRLPVLRRRIGWNLEVFEAMEKAKGQIGKLKLPVYAAHCEDDERIDAASLRHLQKKVHNKSSRFRLYQTGGHMILEAHGPSSLHGEVLQFIRTKPRQHS
- a CDS encoding HAD-IIA family hydrolase codes for the protein MSRTPQSRCYLIDIEGVLVRDKRYEPVPGSVAWFNGLGDKGCGRILVSNNTTHAPEDLASALRGVGFAVAPEDLVTALAVGARLLEGWGKTRILWLGSPGMADWWREAGFTLVTGGRCDAVVLGANPDLGPSDLQGALAALLDHDAELVALHRNMFYLDGRGERRFGPGFACAGLSGVARRDPVVVGKPQERIYRQALEKIGGRAEEALFISDDPVNDLVTAKKLGMTTAFVLSGKYPDHAVLGRMDQQDWPDIIADTPAAIDAAESGTGGATMDGE
- a CDS encoding helix-turn-helix domain-containing protein, coding for MNDTRDYGAIYIGGEKNANQVMTSVEAAEYLKMHVKTVCRLAKEGKIPAKKVGSEWRFLRRVLDNWLSMELV